One Cervus canadensis isolate Bull #8, Minnesota chromosome 12, ASM1932006v1, whole genome shotgun sequence DNA window includes the following coding sequences:
- the LOC122451511 gene encoding 40S ribosomal protein S27-like, whose translation MPLAKDLLHPSPEEEKRKHKKKQLVQSPNSYFMDVKCPGCYKITAVFSHAQTVVLCVGCPTVLCQLTGGRARLTEGCCFRRKQH comes from the coding sequence ATGCCTCTCGCAAAGGATCTTCTTCATCCCTCTccagaagaggagaagaggaaacacaagAAGAAGCAGCTGGTGCAGAGCCCCAATTCCTATTTCATGGATGTAAAATGCCCAGGATGCTATAAAATCACCGCCGTCTTTAGCCATGCACAAACAGTAGTTTTGTGTGTTGGCTGCCCTACTGTCCTCTGCCAGCTTACAGGAGGAAGAGCAAGGCTTACAGAAGGATGCTGTTTCAGACGGAAGCAGCATTAA